The following are from one region of the Fusarium verticillioides 7600 chromosome 1, whole genome shotgun sequence genome:
- a CDS encoding CMGC/CK2 protein kinase produces the protein MARVYADVNQSMPRSYWDYDSVNISWGALENYEVVRKIGRGKYSEVFEGINVVNYQKCVVKVLKPVKKKKIKREIKILQNLAGGPNVVALLDVVRDAQSKTPSLIFEHVNNTDFRSLYPKFNDIDVRFYIFELLKALDFCHSKGIMHRDVKPHNVMIDHENRKLRLIDWGLAEFYHPGTEYNVRVASRYFKGPELLVDFQEYDYSLDMWSLGAMFASMIFRKEPFFHGNSNSDQLVKIAKVLGTDDLFDYIDKYEIELDAQYDDILGRFQKKPWHSFVTSENQRFVSNEAIDFLDKLLRYDHQERLTAKEAQAHPYFNPVRDPEVFKQHLAAANGAANKS, from the exons ATGGCGCGCGTCTACGCCGATGTCAACCAGAGCATGCCCCGCAGTTACTGGGACTACGACAGTGTTAACATCA GCTGGGGGGCTCTAGAAAACTACGAGGTCGTCAGAAAGATCG GTCGTGGAAAGTACTCGGAAGTCTTTGAAGGCATCAATGTCGTCAACTACCAGAAGTGCGTCGTCAAGGTCTTAAAGCctgtgaagaagaagaagatcaagcgcgagatcaagatcctccagaATTTGGCCGGGGGTCCCAATGTTGTTGCCTTACTTGACGTTGTTCGGGATGCGCAG AGTAAGACGCCGTCCCTCATTTTCGAGCACGTCAATAATACCGATTTCCGAAGCCTCTATCCCAAGTTCAATGACATCGATGTCCGGTTCTACATctttgagctcctcaaggccTTGGACTTCTGCCACAGCAAGGGTATTATGCATCGAGATGTTAAGCCTCATAACGTTATGATCGATCATGAGAACCGGAAG TTGCGTCTCATTGATTGGGGCCTGGCCGAATTTTATCACCCCGGTACCGAGTACAACGTTCGTGTGGCCTCTCGCTATTTTAAGGGCCCAGAACTGCTGGTCGATTTCCAGGAGTACGATTACAGTCTCGACATGTGGAGCCTGGGAGCCATGTTTGCTTCTATGATCTTCCGAAAGGAGCCGTTCTTCCATGGGAACAGTAACTCGGACCAGCTTGTGAAAATTGCAAAGGTTCTTGGTACTGATGATCTGTTTGACTACATCGACAAGTACGAAATTGAACTGGATGCGCAATATGACGACATTCTTGGACGATTCCAGAAGAAACCATGGCATAGCTTCGTCACCTCGGAAAATCAGCGATTTGTTTCTAATGAGGCCATCGATTTCCTTGACAAGCTACTGCGATACGACCATCAG GAGCGTTTGACCGCCAAGGAGGCGCAAGCGCACCCCTACTTCAACCCCGTCCGTGATCCCGAGGTTTTTAAGCAACACCTTGCAGCTGCTAATGGCGCTGCCAACAAGTCTTGA
- a CDS encoding 40S ribosomal protein S11, with product MATELTVQSERAFQKQPHIFQNSKTKTKSTRPGKGGRRWYKDVGLGFRTPKAAIEGSYIDKKCPFTGLVSIRGRILTGTVVSTKMHRTIIIRREYLHFIPKYSRYEKRHKNVAAHVSPAFRVEEGDQVTVGQCRPLSKTVRFNVLRVLPRTGKAVKKFSKF from the exons AT GGCGACCGAGTTGACCGTCCAGTCGGAGCGTGCTTTCCAGAAGCAGCCTCACATCTTCCAGAACtcgaagaccaagaccaagagcaCCCGACCGGGCAAGGGTGGCCGACGATGGTATAAGGACGTCGGTCTGGGTTTCCGAACCCCCAAGGCCGCCATTGAGGGTAGCTACATCG ACAAGAAGTGCCCTTTCACTGGTCTCGTCTCTATCCGTGGCCGTATCCTGACCGGTACCGTCGTTTCCACCAAGATGCACcgcaccatcatcatccgacGAGAGTACTTGCATTTTATCCCCAAGTACTCTCGTTATGAGAAGCGACACAAGAACGTTGCCGCTCACGTCTCCCCCGCTTTCCgtgttgaggagggtgaCCAGGTCACCGTTGGCCAGTGCCGACCCCTCAGCAAGACT GTCCGCTTCAACGTCCTGCGCGTCCTGCCCCGAACTGGCAAGGCTGTTAAGAAGTTCTCTAAGTTTTAA